TAATTCTTTTATCAATTCATAATTATACTTAAATTTCCGTTTCTTTTCAGAATTAAGTAATTGATATTTATACTTATCAACCAAATAGTCTTCAATTTCTAATCGACCGAAGTTAACTTCCATAAACGATACATATAAGTCATTATCAAAATAGTTATCTAATAAAGCTTCTACATTATCATCAAATTTCCCGCTTAATATAGTACCACTAAATCTTTTTTCACCTAGTTGTTTTCTAAATGTATGATTAAAAGTCCTAGTAATATCACTCATCCTCTTAATCAGATTTCCTGTCTCTCCAATGTAAATTAAATCATCCTTTTCAAATAAAGCATAAATTCCAGCAGAATCTATTAAATAATTTTTTCGCCAAGCAATGTCTCTTTCAAATTTAATTTTAGGTAAAGAAAAAAGTGTTTGCTCAGCATCAATTAAAATTCTATAAAGTTCTACTTCAGACAAATTAAACTTCATATTTACACTCCTAAATATATTCCGCTTTAAATTATTTTATTAAAACATTCTTCAATAGCTAAAAATACCTTTCATTTGCCTTCCAACACGCATAGATGTATAAACTGCTTTTTATATTAAAACTTCCGTTCTATAACATAGTCTAGCATCAGATTAAGCGAAGTCTTGGCTTCAGAATCTGGAAAATCCTCTAGTATATCTTTCGCCTTTTGCTGAAAATCTTTCATAACACCTATGGCATAATCTAACCCTCCCGAATGTTTCACAAAATCAATCAGTTCTTTAACCCTCTTTGGATTATGATTGTAGCGTTTTATGGTATCAAAGTAGTATTTACGGTCTTTTTCGTTGGCATTTTTCAAAGTATAGATAAGAGGGAGTGTCATTTTCTGTTCCTTTATATCTATCCCTACAGGTTTTCCTATGATATTTTTAGACAAATAATCAAACAAATCATCTTTAATCTGAAACGCCATTCCTGTATAAGTTCCAAAGTCTCGCATCTTTTTAGCCATAGTTTCATCTACACCATTGGACAAAACTCCTATCTCGCAACAAGCCGCTATCAGAGTAGCCGTTTTTTGTCTGATGATTTCATAGTAAACATCCTCCGTAATATCTAACTTTCTAGCTTTTTCTAGCTGAAGTAACTCCCCTTCGGACATTTCTCTAATGGTGGTGGATATTACGGATAGTAAATCAAAGTCTTTATTGTCAGTAGATAACAACACCGATTTAGACAAAAGGTAATCTCCCACCAAAACGGCTATTTTATTCTTCCATAAAGCATTGATTGAAAAGAAGTTTCGTCTTTTAAAGCTTTCGTCTACCACATCATCATGCACCAGCGTTGCGGTATGGATAAGCTCTATCATAGAAGCTCCTCGATAAGTTTTCTCATTAACATCACCCACGAGTTTAGCACACAGAAACACAAACATCGGACGCATCTGCTTCCCTTTAGTAGTTACAATAAAACGAGTTACCTTATCTAACAAAGGTACTTTACTCTGCATAGACTCGTAAAACTTTTGTTCAAAAAGTTTCATTTCCGCACCAATCGGTCGCTTTATTTCCTCTACTATATTTGCCACGGGTAATTAATTTATGCTACAAATATAAGCTATTTCAGTTTATTGTAAGGCACAAAATATAGAGGT
This Riemerella anatipestifer DNA region includes the following protein-coding sequences:
- a CDS encoding polyprenyl synthetase family protein produces the protein MANIVEEIKRPIGAEMKLFEQKFYESMQSKVPLLDKVTRFIVTTKGKQMRPMFVFLCAKLVGDVNEKTYRGASMIELIHTATLVHDDVVDESFKRRNFFSINALWKNKIAVLVGDYLLSKSVLLSTDNKDFDLLSVISTTIREMSEGELLQLEKARKLDITEDVYYEIIRQKTATLIAACCEIGVLSNGVDETMAKKMRDFGTYTGMAFQIKDDLFDYLSKNIIGKPVGIDIKEQKMTLPLIYTLKNANEKDRKYYFDTIKRYNHNPKRVKELIDFVKHSGGLDYAIGVMKDFQQKAKDILEDFPDSEAKTSLNLMLDYVIERKF